In Cryptococcus gattii WM276 chromosome A, complete sequence, one genomic interval encodes:
- a CDS encoding CAP64 gene product - related protein (Similar to TIGR gene model, INSD accession AAW41092.1), producing the protein MLRTSRGSAKLVLVISLAVNIVILIALFLPSEKVHEILGDEAWSKLSDYRVGCRTEEQHAFALQQGSSCGMCQFDPELCEQLGEDNVQRSLAYVGTNARLRRVLAKLRRGERLTVGVVGGSVSKGFGIDQEPGHYPHTPTNLNRIVFDHLNNLFPAPNGVKVGDSGRKEGMNSYINGAVGGVGTDYFSLCYGEHLPEDMDLVFIELAINDEVLTRNINSYELLVRSLLDLPNHPAVVNLQIFALKFNTMTNGGDMHQGIAHFYDTPVLSLRNAAYRSVLQNESLIPEYFFVHENGEIDTRHLSMMGHNLMGRLGAAYMETQLCEMDKFEASIPGADSMSIDQLYPLEPIPRMQLNMKYDKDVVLPAIKPQCFPVSGKKNPLVPVTNEGWRHWNWKEKHYLIADTPGSRFTVKLTTTVGNIEVHYLRSYQYNLGSAKCWVDDEIDKAIRLDGYWKEPYNIGRAATIRTNLSPGEHTLTCELLKETADPTGGREFRLISVMR; encoded by the exons ATGCTTCGGACATCACGAGGCAGCGCCAAACTCGTCCTGGTCATCTCTTTGGCCGTCAACATTGTCATCCTCATAGCTTTGTTCCTCCCCAGCGAGAAAGTGCACGAGATTCTGGGTGATGAGGCTTGGTCAAAACTTTCAGATTACAGAGTCGGTTGCAGAACCGAGGAGCAACACGCCTTTGCACTGCAACAAGGCAGTAGTTGTGGAATGTGCCAATTCGACCCCGAACTGTGCGAGCAACTTGG AGAGGACAATGTCCAGCGATCACTTGCTTACGTCGGGACTAACGCCCGTTTGAGACGAGTATTGGCCAAACTCAGGCGAGGGGAAAGGCTCACAGTGGGTGTTGTTGGAGGCTCCG TCTCCAAGGGCTTCGGTATCGACCAGGAACCAGGACATTATCCTCACACACCCACAAACCTCAACCGTATCGTCTTTGATCATCTCAACAATCTGTTCCCTGCTCCCAACGGCGTCAAAGTCGGTGATAGCGGCAGGAAAGAGGGCATGAACTCATACATCAACGGTGCCGTTGGAGGCGTTG GTACCGACTATTTCTCGTTATGTTATGGCGAACACCTGCCGGAGGATATGGATCTTGTCTTCATTGAACTTGCTATCAATGACGAAGT GCTTACTCGAAACATCAATTCTTATGAGCTTCTGGTCAGAAGTCTGCTCGACCTGCCCAACCATCCTGCGGTCGTAAACTTGCA AATTTTTGCACTGAAATTTAACACCATGACCAACGGCGGTGACATG CATCAGGGAATCGCTCATTTCTATGACACTCCTGTTCTCTCTCTCAGGAATGCTGCATACCGCTCCGTCCTTCAAAACGAGTCTCTCATCCCCGAGTACTTTTTTGTCCACGAAAACGGAGAAATCGACACTCGTCAT CTTAGCATGATGGGTCACAATCTCATGGGTCGACTCGGTGCTGCCTATATGGAGACCCAGCTCTGTGAAATGGACAAATTTGAGGCTTCCATCCCTGGGGCAGACTCTATGAGTATCGACCAGCTATACCCTCTTGAACCTATCCCTCGA ATGCAACTCAACATGAAGTATGACAAAGATGTTGTCCTCCCTGCTATTAAGCCTCAGTGTTTCCCAGTCAGCGGCAAGAAGAATCCTCTCGTCCCTGTTACCAATGAAGGCTG GCGACATTGGAATTGGAAAGAGAAACACTACCTAATTGCCGACACCCCTGGTTCCCGATTCACCGTCAAACTTACCACTACTGTCGGGAACATCGAAGTCCACTATCTCCGATCGTACCAGTATAACCTAGGAAGTGCGAAATGTTGGGTAGACGACGAGATTGATAAAGCGATAAGGTTGGATGGGTACTGGAAGGAACCTTACAACATTGGACG AGCTGCGACTATCAGGACTAATTTATCTCCGGGGGAGCATACGCTCACTTGTGAATTATTAAAGGAAACGGCGGATCCTACGGGTGGTAGGGAGTTTAGGCTGATCTCTGTTATGAGGTGA
- a CDS encoding Purine nucleotide biosynthesis-related protein, putative (Similar to TIGR gene model, INSD accession AAW41091.1), which produces MSSEAPIALLSVYDKTGLLPFAKSLKELGFRLLGSGGTAKMIREAGMEIEDVSNITKAPEMLGGRVKTLHPAVHGGILSRDIPSDLADLATNKISPITLVVCNLYPFVLQTSKPDCTLAGAIEEIDIGGVTLLRAAAKNHGRVSIISSPSDYETIVAELRAKGEVSAETRRGLAIKAFEDTKSYDEAISDYFRKVYATPGVEDDMKAGAGVGYQRLALRYGANPHQKPAQAFVEQGEMPIKVLSGSPGYINLLDALNSWALVKELAAGLNLPAAASFKHVSPAGAAVGLPLDERAAKVFGVEDLKELSPLACAYARARGADRMSSFGDFIALSHTVDTPTAKIISREVSDGVIAPGYEPEALEILRKKKGGKYCVLQMDTNYVPPEIETRQVYGISLQQKRNDCKIDESLFKNVVTANKDLPKSAITDLVVATLALKYTQSNSVCYALNGTVIGLGAGQQSRIHCTRLAGDKADNWWLRHHPRVLALPFKKGTKRADKANAIDLFVTGQAFEAEGGERAQWESLFETVPEPLTKEEREKHMKELTGVACASDAFFPFPDNVHRAKRSGATYLAAPSGSIMDKECIKAADESNLVFCHTDLRLFHH; this is translated from the exons ATGTCTTCCGAGGCTCCCATCG CGCTTCTCTCCGTCTACGACAAGACTGGCCTCCTTCCCTTTGCCAAAAGCCTCAAGGAGCTCGGCTTCAGGCTCTTGGGCAGCGGTGGTACCGCCAAGATGATCCGAGAGGCTGGTATGGAGATCGA GGATGTTTCCAATATTACCAAGGCCCCTGAAATGTTGGGCGGCCGAGTCAAGACTCTTCACCCCGCTGTTCACGGTG GTATCCTTTCTCGAGACATTCCTTCTGACCTTGCCGACCTCGCTACCAACAAGATCTCTCCCATCACTCTTGTTGTCTGCAATCTCTACCCCTTCGTTCTTCAAACCTCCAAGCCTGACTGCACCCTTGCCGGTGCCATCGAGGAGATTGATATCGGTGGTGTCACCCTTCTCCGTGCCGCTGCCAAGAACCACGGCCGTGTCTCTATTatttcttctccttctgACTACGAGACCATTGTCGCTGAACTCAGGGCCAAGGGGGAGGTCTCTGCCGAGACTAGGAGAGGTCTTGCCATCAAGGCTTTTGAGGACACCAAGAGCTACGACGAGGCTATCAGCGACTACTTCAGGAAGGTCTACGCTACGCCCGGCGTTGAGGACGACATGAAGGCAGGTGCCGGTGTTGGATACCAGAGGCTCGCTTTGAGGTACGGTGCCAACCCTCACCAGAAACCCGCCCAGGCTTTCGTTGAGCAGGGCGAGATGCCTATCAAGGTTCTCTCAGGCTCTCCTGGTTACATCAACCTCCTTGACGCTCTCAACTCTTGGGCGCTCGTGAAGGAGCTCGCCGCCGGCCTCAACCTGCCTGCTGCTGCTTCCTTCAAGCACGTCTCCCCTGCCGGTGCCGCCGTCGGTCTTCCCCTCGATGAGCGTGCCGCCAAGGTCTTTGGTGTTGAAGACTTGAAGGAATTGTCTCCTCTTGCTTGCGCTTACGCTAGGGCTCGAGGTGCCGACAGGATGTCCTCTTTCGGCGATTTCATCGCTCTCTCCCACACTGTCGACACTCCTACCGCCAAGATCATTTCTCGAGAAGTTTCAGACGGTGTCATCGCCCCTGGCTACGAGCCCGAGGCTCTTGAGATCCTCcgcaagaagaagggtggCAAGTATTGTGTCCTCCAGATGGACACCAACTACGTTCCCCCCGAGATCGAGACCCGACAGGTCTACGGCATTTCCCTCCAACAGAAGCGAAACGACTGCAAGATTGACGAGTCCCTCTTCAAGAACGTTGTCACCGCCAACAAGGATCTCCCCAAGTCTGCTATCACTGACCTCGTCGTCGCTACTCTCGCTCTCAAGTACACCCAATCCAACTCTGTCTGTTACGCTCTCAACGGCACCGTCATCGGTCTTGGTGCCGGCCAGCAGTCTCGTATCCACTGCACTCGTCTCGCTGGTGACAAGGCTGACAACTGGTGGCTTCGACACCACCCTCGTGTCCTCGCGTTGCCCTTCAAGAAAGGTACTAAGCGAGCCGACAAGGCCAATGCCATTGACTTGTTCGTCACCGGTCAGGCGTTTGAGGCCGAGGGTGGTGAGCGTGCTCAATGGGAGAGCTTGTTCGAGACCGTGCCCGAGCCTTTGaccaaagaagaaagggaaaagcACATGAAGGAGTTGACTGGTGTCGCTTGTGCTTCCGAcgccttcttccccttccccgACAATGTTCACCGAGCGAAGAGGAGTGGTGCTACCTACCTCGCGGCCCCCAGTGGAAGTATCATGGACAAGGAGTGTATTAAAGCTGCGGATGAGAGTAACTTGGTGTTCTGCCACACTGACTTGAGATTG TTCCACCATTAA